One stretch of Streptomyces sp. 135 DNA includes these proteins:
- a CDS encoding alanine racemase encodes MSTPADAASPLAPQEGAAVLPVPLEDLADVPTPAYVYDLAEVRRNHARLRASLPERAGLYYSLKANPHPALLRTLREGGARPEVCSTGELTAALQAGWAADTVLYTGPGKRDAEITDALERGVRFFSVDSPHAIGQLSRLAEESGVTARCLLRINDDEPVPGQGLAMTGVASQFGADAGWVLAEPARFANRPHARVVGLHLYMGSNLGEVDALEAQFARTLRTARTLDATLSAHGVRCEVLDLGGGFGAPFARAGHAPDLRALRPRLEALFDEEIPGWRDGGPEVVFESGRHLVGTAGTLLTAVLDVKRSHGKDIVVLESGINHLGGMAGMRRLPPLDPTLVAAQEPREAGELTALVAGPLCTPLDTWSRAARLPALRPHDLVAVPNVGAYGLSASLVAFLGHPLPAEAVVDSDRPGTAPEISRTTLIRQGVMD; translated from the coding sequence GTGTCCACACCCGCTGACGCCGCGTCCCCGCTCGCCCCTCAGGAGGGCGCGGCCGTGCTGCCCGTCCCGCTGGAGGACCTCGCGGACGTACCCACCCCCGCCTACGTCTACGACCTCGCCGAAGTCCGCCGCAACCACGCGCGGTTGCGGGCCTCCCTGCCCGAGCGGGCCGGCCTGTACTACTCACTGAAGGCCAACCCGCACCCCGCGCTGCTGCGCACCCTGCGCGAAGGCGGCGCCAGGCCCGAGGTGTGCTCCACCGGCGAACTCACCGCCGCGCTTCAGGCGGGCTGGGCCGCCGACACGGTGCTGTACACAGGCCCCGGAAAGCGTGACGCGGAGATCACCGACGCGCTGGAGCGCGGCGTACGGTTCTTCTCCGTCGACTCGCCGCACGCCATCGGGCAACTGAGCCGTCTGGCGGAGGAGTCCGGGGTCACCGCCCGCTGTCTGCTGCGGATCAACGACGACGAGCCGGTGCCGGGGCAGGGCCTCGCGATGACCGGGGTGGCCTCGCAGTTCGGTGCCGACGCCGGCTGGGTCCTCGCCGAACCCGCCCGATTCGCGAACCGGCCGCACGCCCGCGTCGTCGGCCTGCACCTGTACATGGGCAGCAACCTCGGCGAAGTCGACGCCCTGGAAGCGCAGTTCGCCCGCACCCTGCGCACCGCGCGGACTCTCGACGCCACCCTGTCCGCGCACGGGGTGCGCTGCGAGGTGCTCGACCTCGGCGGCGGCTTCGGCGCGCCCTTCGCCCGCGCCGGCCACGCCCCCGACCTGCGGGCCCTGCGGCCCCGCCTGGAGGCGCTGTTCGACGAGGAGATACCCGGCTGGCGCGACGGCGGCCCCGAGGTCGTCTTCGAGTCCGGGCGCCACCTCGTCGGGACCGCGGGCACCCTGCTCACGGCCGTACTCGACGTCAAGCGCTCGCACGGCAAGGACATCGTGGTCCTCGAATCCGGCATCAACCACCTGGGCGGCATGGCGGGGATGCGGCGGCTCCCCCCGCTCGACCCGACCCTGGTCGCCGCCCAGGAGCCGCGGGAGGCGGGAGAGTTGACGGCACTCGTCGCGGGACCCCTGTGCACCCCCCTCGACACCTGGTCCCGTGCCGCGCGGCTGCCCGCGCTGCGCCCGCACGACCTGGTCGCCGTGCCCAACGTCGGCGCCTACGGCCTGTCGGCGAGCCTCGTCGCCTTCCTCGGGCATCCACTGCCCGCGGAGGCCGTGGTCGACAGCGACCGCCCGGGGACGGCCCCGGAGATATCCCGTACCACCCTTATCCGGCAAGGAGTCATGGACTGA
- a CDS encoding flavin reductase family protein: protein MAEPTLVSGSLPLALLDDASPAVTADGYRAAVSRLPTGVTVITASGPEGPVGCTANAVMSLSLEPPSLLVCLGSRSATLDRIRAAGSFAVNVLTWSDRALTRKFATGTAAERFAGVGWDLMHQVPVLSRSAAAMVCEVHELVPLFDHTLVVGTVTWAQAGEADPALYYGNELRALGPVDMASGSDQRT, encoded by the coding sequence ATGGCTGAACCCACGCTGGTCTCCGGCAGCCTGCCGCTCGCGCTCCTGGACGACGCCTCGCCCGCGGTCACCGCGGACGGCTACCGCGCCGCCGTCTCCAGACTGCCCACCGGAGTCACCGTCATCACCGCCAGCGGGCCCGAAGGCCCGGTCGGCTGCACGGCCAACGCGGTCATGTCGCTCTCCCTGGAGCCGCCGAGCCTCCTCGTCTGCCTGGGCAGCCGGAGCGCCACCCTGGACCGGATCCGGGCGGCGGGCTCCTTCGCCGTGAACGTGCTGACCTGGTCCGACCGCGCGCTCACCCGGAAGTTCGCCACCGGCACGGCGGCCGAACGGTTCGCCGGGGTCGGCTGGGACCTCATGCACCAGGTCCCCGTCCTCAGCCGGTCCGCCGCGGCGATGGTGTGCGAGGTCCACGAGCTGGTACCCCTGTTCGACCACACGCTCGTGGTCGGCACGGTCACGTGGGCGCAGGCGGGCGAGGCGGACCCGGCCCTGTACTACGGCAACGAGCTGCGCGCGCTGGGGCCCGTGGACATGGCGAGTGGATCTGACCAGCGGACCTGA
- a CDS encoding LysR family transcriptional regulator, producing the protein MAGGATMEITLYQVRTFLEVVRTGSITRAGRNLGYSQSTAAAHIRALESQVGTSLFQRLYHGVRPTPDGDTFHGYAVRLLGLVDELTTSLADGREVSGRVSVGASPLSVDQELTRLVWECRYRYPKLELAPAGMDSQRITEEISTGRLDMGLILEPPNRGANVPAGLHIEDLRSVDVVAVAGRELLGMLEEASEGNAENVLTERQAKARHSTVRLLHVDSDDSSLEKFRAAVEGAYSLRTEFMSIASVQGALELLRNGPCIAVLPRESVAREIESGEVGVVEGVPGERHVVRMVWNQQTWLPPALAATLELARRIGPPAVTVA; encoded by the coding sequence ATGGCCGGAGGGGCGACCATGGAAATTACGCTGTACCAGGTGAGAACTTTCCTGGAGGTGGTGCGCACCGGCAGCATCACGCGGGCCGGACGCAATCTTGGTTACTCACAGTCGACCGCGGCGGCCCATATACGGGCGCTGGAATCACAGGTCGGCACCTCACTTTTTCAGCGCCTCTACCACGGGGTGCGCCCCACGCCGGACGGCGATACCTTCCACGGCTACGCGGTGCGGCTGCTCGGCCTGGTCGACGAGTTGACCACGTCGCTGGCCGACGGCCGCGAGGTCAGCGGGCGGGTGTCCGTGGGCGCCTCCCCACTCTCCGTCGACCAGGAGCTGACCCGGCTCGTCTGGGAATGCAGATACCGCTATCCGAAGCTGGAGCTCGCGCCGGCGGGAATGGATTCACAGCGCATCACGGAAGAGATATCCACCGGACGTCTGGACATGGGGCTCATTCTTGAGCCGCCGAACCGCGGTGCGAATGTACCGGCCGGTCTGCACATCGAGGACCTGCGCTCCGTAGATGTGGTGGCGGTGGCCGGACGAGAACTCCTCGGAATGCTCGAAGAGGCTTCTGAAGGAAACGCGGAGAATGTGCTCACCGAGCGGCAGGCAAAGGCCCGGCACAGCACTGTTCGGCTGCTGCACGTGGATTCCGACGACAGCTCTCTCGAAAAATTCCGGGCAGCCGTCGAAGGCGCCTACTCGCTGCGTACGGAATTCATGTCGATAGCGTCCGTGCAGGGTGCGCTCGAACTCCTCAGGAACGGCCCGTGCATCGCGGTCCTGCCACGGGAGTCGGTGGCCCGGGAGATCGAGAGCGGCGAGGTGGGCGTGGTCGAGGGCGTGCCCGGTGAACGCCACGTCGTACGCATGGTCTGGAACCAGCAGACCTGGCTCCCGCCGGCTCTCGCGGCCACCCTCGAACTGGCCCGTCGGATCGGCCCACCGGCTGTCACCGTTGCCTGA
- a CDS encoding acyl carrier protein, with protein sequence MDARFVELLTPFLKFLGEHEIGADSSLRDLGLDSMQAIELLFAIEDTFEVTLPDDDMNDATFATAGSLWQAVDAALTAQGVAA encoded by the coding sequence ATGGACGCTCGTTTCGTTGAACTGCTCACCCCTTTCCTCAAGTTCCTGGGCGAGCACGAGATCGGCGCGGATTCCTCCCTGCGCGATCTCGGGCTCGACTCGATGCAGGCCATCGAGCTGCTCTTCGCGATCGAGGACACCTTCGAGGTGACGCTCCCGGACGACGACATGAACGACGCGACGTTCGCCACGGCGGGCAGCCTGTGGCAGGCGGTCGACGCGGCGCTGACGGCCCAGGGCGTGGCGGCGTGA
- a CDS encoding acyl-CoA dehydrogenase family protein yields the protein MSDDGTDPFLPDGTHPPLCDGFRAAVGRALEPLPGDATLPRVCGALGAAGILAGVYRRTGRDGPVADPGRLGALLAATDARGDNGVTLGVLVQTASAVPLLGSAPAGSPAARVYEEALRGATTVALAATDAAAPGSDLAGLGTEVSVIGDELTLTGGKRWATGACVAGHLLVLARHRPGRHFTSFTWVLVPADAPGVEIVNAATDLLPGSATGHIRFDSVRLPADHVIGWPLPDHRHRHRQGQTT from the coding sequence TTGTCTGACGACGGAACCGACCCGTTTCTCCCCGACGGCACCCACCCGCCTCTTTGCGACGGCTTCCGGGCGGCGGTCGGGCGGGCCCTGGAACCGCTGCCCGGGGACGCCACGCTCCCGCGGGTGTGCGGTGCGCTCGGCGCCGCCGGAATCCTCGCCGGGGTCTACCGCCGCACGGGCCGTGACGGACCCGTCGCCGACCCGGGACGGCTCGGGGCACTGCTTGCCGCCACGGATGCCCGGGGCGACAACGGCGTCACGCTCGGCGTGCTGGTGCAGACGGCGAGCGCGGTGCCCCTGCTGGGGTCCGCGCCGGCGGGATCGCCCGCGGCACGGGTGTACGAGGAGGCGCTGCGCGGGGCGACGACCGTGGCCCTCGCCGCCACGGACGCCGCGGCCCCCGGCTCGGACCTGGCCGGACTCGGCACCGAAGTGAGCGTGATCGGCGACGAGTTGACGCTCACCGGCGGCAAGCGGTGGGCCACCGGTGCCTGCGTGGCCGGCCATCTCCTGGTCCTCGCCAGGCACCGGCCGGGCCGCCACTTCACCAGCTTCACCTGGGTGCTCGTCCCCGCGGACGCGCCCGGCGTCGAGATCGTGAACGCGGCGACGGACCTGCTGCCCGGATCGGCCACCGGCCACATCCGGTTCGACTCCGTCCGGCTCCCCGCCGACCACGTCATCGGCTGGCCCCTGCCCGACCACCGTCATCGGCACCGGCAGGGCCAGACGACGTAA
- a CDS encoding acyl-CoA dehydrogenase family protein yields the protein MTLTDLEAAVDADVRWADRVAAVAAVAAEHAARRDQDASFPVEALTELRRTRLLGLLVPREYGGLGGTVADLVEAGITLGRADTSVAMIFAMHCQQTEAVVRHGSARLRAELLPRIAAGQVYLASVTTEAGKGGHLLTSRAALATAGDELVIDRFAPIVTGGGHADGFLVTMLAPGAAGPGQVSLVYADRAQLDIRPSGEWQPLGMRASHSGALQLTGTVPAHHVIGEHGQFHTVAATVFGPLAHLGWSACWLGTAAGALSRVLKLLRSPQGRGGTDLSSELLLTRLSKVRQRLDTVHALLTRTQQTVQDSPDLSVPRVQLQLNALKITAAEMCHSAVDELVTAVGMRHGYLKNSPTRLEQALRDLRSAALNYSNDRLHLADGRLALLDPEVRFV from the coding sequence GTGACGCTCACCGACCTCGAAGCGGCCGTCGACGCCGACGTGCGGTGGGCCGACCGGGTCGCCGCCGTGGCGGCCGTCGCCGCCGAGCACGCGGCGCGCAGGGACCAGGACGCGTCCTTCCCCGTCGAGGCGCTCACCGAACTGCGCCGCACCCGGCTGCTCGGCCTGCTGGTGCCACGGGAGTACGGCGGACTCGGCGGCACCGTCGCCGACCTGGTCGAGGCGGGCATCACGCTCGGCAGGGCCGACACGTCCGTAGCGATGATCTTCGCGATGCACTGCCAGCAGACCGAGGCCGTGGTCCGCCACGGCAGCGCACGGCTGCGCGCCGAACTCCTGCCGCGGATCGCCGCCGGCCAGGTGTATCTCGCCTCGGTCACCACCGAGGCGGGCAAGGGCGGCCACCTGCTCACCTCGCGGGCGGCGCTCGCCACCGCGGGCGACGAGCTCGTCATCGACCGCTTCGCGCCCATCGTCACCGGTGGCGGCCACGCCGACGGATTCCTGGTCACCATGCTCGCCCCCGGCGCCGCGGGGCCCGGCCAGGTCTCCCTCGTCTACGCGGACCGGGCACAGCTCGACATCCGGCCCTCCGGGGAGTGGCAGCCCCTGGGCATGCGGGCCAGCCACAGCGGAGCGCTCCAGCTGACCGGCACGGTGCCGGCCCATCACGTCATCGGCGAGCACGGGCAGTTCCACACCGTCGCCGCCACCGTCTTCGGGCCGCTCGCGCACCTGGGCTGGTCGGCGTGTTGGCTGGGCACGGCGGCCGGAGCGCTCTCGCGGGTGCTGAAGCTGCTCCGCTCCCCGCAGGGCCGGGGCGGCACGGACCTGTCCTCCGAGCTGCTGCTCACGCGTCTGTCGAAGGTCCGCCAGCGCTTGGACACCGTGCACGCCCTGCTCACCAGGACGCAGCAGACCGTCCAGGACAGTCCGGACCTGAGCGTGCCCCGTGTGCAGCTCCAGCTCAACGCCCTCAAGATCACCGCGGCCGAGATGTGCCACAGCGCGGTCGACGAGCTGGTGACCGCGGTCGGCATGCGCCACGGCTACCTCAAGAACTCGCCGACCCGCCTGGAACAGGCGCTGCGCGATCTGCGCTCGGCCGCCCTGAACTACAGCAACGACCGCCTGCACCTGGCGGACGGCAGGCTCGCACTCCTCGATCCGGAGGTGCGCTTTGTCTGA
- a CDS encoding amino acid adenylation domain-containing protein, which produces MKETLYEWFAASVAAHPHEPALEVGTDRLTYGQLDALAQRLAAELVAAHGGVPDRVGLLAERSATAYAGYLAVQRLGATVVPLNPAFPAARTEAVVTAGRLDLVLAEERGSAAGLSVPVLVPDLTAPYAGALPELSRYRATPDGIAYVLFTSGSTGRPKGVPIRHREVCAYLSHVVERYEVRPGSRVSQTFDLTFDLSVFDMFTAWGGGGTLVVPDRADLMAPVRWAARQGLTHWFSVPSMVSYASRMRSLGPDRMPSLRWSLFCGEPLTVQQARAWAGAAPNSTLENLYGPTELTISCAQFRLPADPGAWPETGNGTVPVGQLHPGLEHRILDERGRPADQGELVVRGAQRFPGYLDPADNAGRFVRYAEDGSRAAESYEGDGPLTDGHWYRTGDRVRRAGPGTGLVHLGRLDQQVKVRGYRVELGEIEAVLRAQPGVVDAVVVAVAGHGGETVLEAVCTGSGPDPDDLARALRARLPAYMVPRGIAVFAELPLNANGKIDRKVLAASLGARHG; this is translated from the coding sequence GTGAAGGAGACCCTGTACGAGTGGTTCGCGGCGTCGGTCGCCGCGCACCCGCACGAACCCGCCCTCGAGGTGGGCACGGACCGCCTGACCTACGGGCAACTGGACGCACTGGCCCAGCGCCTCGCCGCCGAGCTGGTCGCGGCCCACGGCGGTGTGCCCGACCGGGTGGGGCTGCTCGCCGAGCGCAGCGCCACGGCCTACGCCGGGTACCTGGCGGTGCAGCGCCTCGGCGCCACCGTCGTTCCGCTCAACCCCGCCTTCCCGGCGGCCCGTACCGAGGCCGTGGTGACGGCGGGCCGCCTCGACCTCGTCCTCGCCGAGGAGCGGGGGAGCGCGGCCGGCCTCTCCGTTCCCGTCCTCGTACCGGACCTGACGGCGCCGTACGCCGGTGCGTTGCCGGAGCTGTCCCGATACCGCGCCACCCCGGACGGCATCGCGTACGTGCTGTTCACCTCCGGCTCGACGGGCAGGCCGAAGGGCGTGCCGATCCGGCACCGCGAGGTGTGCGCGTATCTCTCGCACGTCGTGGAGCGGTACGAGGTGCGGCCGGGCAGCCGGGTCTCACAGACCTTCGATCTGACCTTCGACCTCTCGGTCTTCGACATGTTCACCGCCTGGGGCGGCGGCGGCACTCTGGTGGTGCCGGACCGCGCGGACCTGATGGCGCCCGTGCGTTGGGCCGCCCGGCAGGGGCTGACCCACTGGTTCTCCGTACCGTCGATGGTCTCCTACGCGAGCCGCATGCGCTCCCTGGGCCCCGACCGGATGCCCTCCTTGCGCTGGAGCCTCTTCTGCGGTGAGCCACTGACCGTGCAGCAGGCGCGGGCCTGGGCCGGCGCGGCGCCGAACAGCACGCTGGAGAACCTGTACGGGCCGACCGAACTCACCATCAGCTGTGCCCAGTTCCGGCTTCCGGCGGACCCCGGCGCGTGGCCGGAAACCGGCAACGGCACCGTTCCCGTCGGCCAGCTCCATCCGGGGCTCGAACACCGGATCCTGGACGAGCGGGGCCGGCCCGCCGACCAGGGCGAGCTGGTCGTGCGCGGCGCCCAGCGGTTCCCCGGCTACCTCGACCCGGCCGACAACGCGGGCCGGTTCGTGCGGTACGCCGAGGACGGGTCGAGGGCCGCGGAGAGCTACGAAGGCGACGGGCCGCTGACCGACGGGCACTGGTACCGCACCGGGGACCGGGTCCGCCGTGCCGGCCCCGGCACCGGGCTCGTCCACCTCGGCCGGCTCGACCAGCAGGTCAAGGTGCGCGGCTACCGGGTGGAACTCGGCGAGATCGAGGCCGTGTTGCGCGCACAGCCCGGGGTGGTTGACGCGGTCGTCGTCGCGGTCGCGGGACACGGCGGCGAGACCGTACTGGAGGCGGTCTGCACGGGGAGCGGTCCGGACCCGGACGACCTGGCCCGCGCGCTGCGGGCGCGGCTGCCCGCGTACATGGTGCCGCGCGGCATCGCGGTCTTCGCCGAGCTGCCGCTCAACGCCAACGGCAAGATCGACCGGAAGGTCCTGGCCGCGAGCCTGGGGGCCCGTCATGGCTGA
- a CDS encoding cupin domain-containing protein: protein MSEIEYIKNVFRSGFELTDIEWTSWQEPGRAGVEHHVLWAPDTESGEDSVGLLLRFPPTAHGDFHEHLGYELMLVLDGQLDHSDGASYVKGDLVVEGPGTQHQMSSAAGCTVLAIRTRPAQARVPQGPIRAVASV from the coding sequence ATGTCCGAGATCGAGTACATCAAGAACGTCTTCCGCAGCGGGTTCGAGCTGACCGACATCGAGTGGACGTCCTGGCAGGAACCCGGGCGGGCCGGCGTCGAGCACCACGTGCTGTGGGCGCCGGACACCGAGAGCGGTGAGGACTCGGTCGGCCTGCTCCTGCGCTTCCCGCCGACGGCCCACGGCGACTTCCACGAGCACCTCGGGTACGAGCTGATGCTCGTCCTCGACGGTCAGCTGGACCACAGTGACGGCGCCTCATACGTCAAGGGCGACCTGGTCGTCGAGGGCCCCGGCACCCAGCACCAGATGTCCAGCGCCGCCGGCTGCACCGTCCTCGCCATCCGCACCCGCCCGGCGCAGGCACGGGTGCCGCAGGGCCCGATCCGCGCGGTCGCCTCCGTCTGA
- a CDS encoding HPP family protein, producing the protein MATETPTPTPTPTPTVTPSPTETRDVDTSSRADRPLLRILTSKAPPRPAWKGLIPATLCAVAALLALVGLGALAHQVLLVPPLAASAALIFGAPALPLSQPRSVIGGQLLSAGTGFVVLAVGGGSMAAAAVAGGLALGVMVVARTPHSPAAATAVIVVLTEPAVLTFLSLLALAAVVLVVIGMAAGLNRAAPSYPSYWW; encoded by the coding sequence ATGGCAACAGAGACTCCGACTCCGACTCCGACTCCGACCCCGACCGTGACCCCGTCCCCGACCGAGACGCGGGACGTCGACACGTCCTCCCGAGCGGATCGCCCGCTGCTCAGGATCCTGACCAGCAAGGCGCCCCCGAGGCCGGCGTGGAAGGGGCTGATCCCCGCCACCCTGTGCGCCGTGGCCGCCCTGCTGGCCCTGGTGGGTCTCGGTGCCCTGGCGCATCAGGTGCTGCTCGTGCCGCCGCTGGCCGCCAGCGCCGCGCTGATCTTCGGCGCCCCGGCGCTCCCGCTGTCGCAGCCGCGCAGCGTCATAGGAGGGCAACTGCTCTCCGCGGGCACCGGTTTCGTCGTACTCGCCGTGGGCGGTGGCTCGATGGCCGCCGCCGCGGTGGCGGGGGGACTCGCGCTCGGCGTGATGGTGGTGGCGCGTACCCCGCACTCACCCGCCGCGGCCACCGCGGTGATCGTCGTCCTGACGGAGCCGGCGGTGCTGACCTTCCTGTCGCTGCTGGCCCTGGCGGCCGTCGTGCTGGTCGTCATCGGCATGGCGGCGGGCCTGAACCGGGCCGCCCCCTCCTACCCGTCCTACTGGTGGTAG
- a CDS encoding 4'-phosphopantetheinyl transferase superfamily protein, whose amino-acid sequence MLPPSAEPGVGISVSHDGGTIAAAVGPGRRVGVDVQLPPELLSDALVRRCLRGRAPQVSALPEPDRSTEFARVWTVQEACVKAEGTGLAGSPWTIDVEPGRDRGRWGPYRWVSLRRSPIPLSCAFTDLER is encoded by the coding sequence GTGCTGCCGCCTTCTGCCGAACCCGGCGTCGGGATCAGCGTCTCCCATGACGGCGGCACCATCGCCGCCGCCGTGGGGCCGGGGCGGCGCGTCGGCGTCGACGTCCAACTGCCGCCCGAGCTGCTCTCGGACGCATTGGTGCGCCGGTGCCTGCGGGGCCGCGCCCCCCAGGTGTCCGCCCTGCCGGAACCCGACAGGTCCACCGAGTTCGCCCGCGTGTGGACCGTGCAGGAGGCCTGCGTGAAGGCGGAGGGCACCGGGCTCGCCGGCAGCCCCTGGACGATCGACGTGGAACCGGGCCGCGACAGGGGCCGCTGGGGCCCCTACCGCTGGGTGAGCCTGCGCCGCTCGCCGATCCCCCTGAGCTGTGCCTTCACGGACCTGGAGCGATGA